From the Pseudoalteromonas tunicata genome, one window contains:
- a CDS encoding peroxiredoxin, with the protein MITVGQSLPTHVFNVLTADGMSNPTTADLFAGKKVVMFALPGAFTPTCSAAHLPGYVVLADELKAKGVDSIICLSVNDAFVMKAWGQSQNAEQLIMLADGDASFSQALGLAQETGAFGGTRALRYAMIVDDGVVSYLAVEEGKEFEVSKAEHILAQI; encoded by the coding sequence ATGATTACAGTAGGCCAATCTTTACCGACTCATGTATTTAATGTCTTAACAGCCGATGGTATGAGCAACCCAACCACTGCTGACTTATTTGCGGGTAAAAAAGTAGTGATGTTTGCATTACCAGGCGCATTTACGCCAACGTGTTCTGCAGCACATTTGCCTGGGTATGTAGTTCTAGCCGATGAGTTAAAAGCCAAAGGTGTTGATAGCATTATTTGTTTATCAGTTAACGATGCGTTTGTAATGAAAGCGTGGGGCCAAAGCCAAAATGCTGAGCAGTTAATTATGCTGGCTGATGGTGATGCAAGTTTTAGCCAAGCACTTGGTTTAGCACAAGAAACAGGTGCTTTTGGCGGTACTCGCGCCCTGCGTTATGCCATGATCGTTGACGATGGCGTAGTGAGTTATTTAGCGGTTGAAGAGGGCAAAGAATTTGAAGTATCGAAAGCTGAGCACATTCTAGCCCAGATTTAA
- the ftnA gene encoding non-heme ferritin, protein MLAAAMVEKLNEQINLEFYSSNLYLQMSAWCEDKGFEGAAELLRKHAREEMTHMNRLFTYVSETGALPILGTISAPPHQFASLGDIFKATYEHECLITREINELTHTAFTTHDYSTFNFLQWYVAEQHEEEKLFKGIIDKIELVGEDGKALFWIDKDLAQLAKTGSSSIMDPSA, encoded by the coding sequence ATGCTAGCTGCCGCTATGGTCGAAAAACTAAACGAGCAAATTAACCTAGAATTTTATTCATCAAATTTATACCTGCAAATGAGCGCATGGTGCGAAGATAAAGGTTTTGAAGGTGCAGCTGAGTTACTGCGTAAACACGCCCGTGAAGAAATGACTCATATGAATCGTTTATTTACCTACGTGAGCGAAACCGGGGCGTTGCCAATTTTAGGCACTATTTCGGCCCCACCACACCAATTTGCATCACTTGGCGACATTTTTAAAGCTACCTACGAGCACGAATGTTTAATTACACGTGAAATCAACGAGCTTACTCATACCGCATTTACTACGCACGATTATTCAACGTTCAACTTTTTGCAGTGGTATGTAGCCGAGCAACACGAAGAAGAAAAACTGTTCAAAGGCATTATCGATAAAATCGAATTAGTTGGTGAAGACGGAAAAGCATTATTCTGGATAGACAAAGACTTAGCCCAACTGGCTAAAACGGGCTCAAGTTCTATTATGGATCCGAGCGCGTAA
- a CDS encoding NAD(P)/FAD-dependent oxidoreductase has translation MQEFDVVIIGAGAAGLMAAATAGYRGRSVAVLDMGKKPGRKILISGGGRCNFTNENATPENYLCQNPHFVKSALSRYTQHDFIELVDRHGLAYHHKTLGQLFCDNSAQDIVDILMTECEWAGVQVILRSEVVSVSKTDAGYQVITSDGRYQCQSLVVASGGLTMPKLGASPIGYKIAEQFGLNVLPTCAALVPFTLHDHDKERFDGLSGVSVDCLVSSEDGTQFRENILFTHRGLSGPAILQISSFWRAGQAVTINLLPELDLAAHIHTLREQQGLKSLKNTLGLLLPKRLIDIMIKHNDIPDKALNQLTHGEIDALAAYIHQWQIKPNGTEGYRTAEVTLGGVDTDELSSKTFEAKKAPGLFFIGEVIDVTGWLGGYNFQFAWSSGVACGGAA, from the coding sequence ATGCAAGAGTTTGATGTAGTGATTATTGGTGCAGGCGCCGCAGGGCTAATGGCTGCGGCTACCGCTGGGTATCGTGGTCGTTCAGTCGCTGTGCTTGATATGGGCAAAAAGCCTGGCCGTAAAATCCTCATCAGCGGTGGTGGTCGTTGTAATTTTACCAACGAAAATGCCACCCCCGAAAACTACCTTTGCCAAAATCCACATTTTGTGAAATCGGCCTTAAGCCGCTATACCCAGCACGATTTTATTGAGCTAGTCGACCGCCATGGTTTAGCTTATCACCATAAAACCCTTGGTCAGCTATTTTGTGATAACAGCGCCCAAGATATTGTTGATATTTTAATGACCGAATGCGAATGGGCAGGTGTGCAAGTGATCCTACGCAGCGAAGTGGTGAGTGTTAGTAAAACGGATGCGGGTTATCAGGTTATAACCTCAGATGGCCGCTATCAATGCCAATCATTAGTGGTGGCGTCGGGTGGGTTAACGATGCCAAAACTAGGCGCAAGTCCGATTGGCTATAAAATTGCGGAACAATTTGGCTTAAATGTACTGCCAACCTGTGCTGCGCTCGTACCTTTTACATTGCATGACCATGATAAAGAACGCTTTGATGGTTTATCGGGAGTGAGTGTAGATTGTTTAGTTAGCAGTGAAGATGGCACGCAGTTTCGTGAAAATATCCTCTTTACCCATCGTGGTTTATCAGGCCCCGCAATTTTACAAATATCATCATTTTGGCGAGCAGGGCAAGCCGTTACCATAAACCTATTGCCAGAGCTAGATTTAGCCGCGCACATTCATACTTTACGTGAGCAGCAAGGCTTAAAATCACTCAAAAATACCTTAGGGTTATTATTACCAAAACGCTTAATCGACATCATGATCAAACACAACGATATTCCCGATAAAGCACTGAACCAACTGACCCACGGTGAAATTGACGCCCTTGCGGCCTATATTCATCAGTGGCAAATTAAACCAAATGGCACCGAAGGTTACCGCACAGCTGAAGTGACTTTAGGTGGAGTCGATACCGACGAACTTAGCTCAAAAACCTTCGAGGCCAAAAAAGCTCCCGGTTTATTTTTTATTGGTGAAGTCATCGACGTCACCGGCTGGCTCGGTGGCTACAATTTTCAATTCGCCTGGAGCTCAGGCGTAGCATGCGGTGGCGCGGCGTAA
- a CDS encoding M3 family metallopeptidase gives MRKSLITTAVTAALLLSGCSKEPTDSTSATASALSSTTQSSQANMSDNILLQPSTLQFQAPQFDKIKASDFIPAFTQGMAEQQAEISLITQNSAPATYENTIVALEKSGELLDRVRRAFNNLSGLISDDNFIKIEEEIVPKLTAHSDNMFLDAALFARIETVYKNKAALSGEALRLTEVYFSQFERAGATLSEADKAKMRTLNGELAKLESSFSQNILKSFKEDVIVVQDKAQLAGLSDDDIASLAAAAQGAGKEGYMITLVNTTTQPLLASLENRELRQKIWQASAYRAVDTNGPLNLQIAKLRAQKAQLLGYPNWAAYTLTDQMAKTPEAVYGILDDLAPKALAKAKIEAQAIQAEIIKDSKDFTLEAWDWAFYAEKVRQARFDLDPSLVKPYFEYNTVLNDGLFYAMNKLFGISFKRRDDLPVWHKDVSAFEIFNQDGSPVGLFYLDPYAREGKQGGAWMDELVSQSELKGTKPVVYNALNIPKPSEGQPTLMTFDEVSTLFHEFGHAIHGLFSNVTYPSLAGTATARDFVEFPSQANEDWSIDPHIIANYAKHYQTGEAIPAELLAKVLKSQAFNQGFGTTEYLAAALLDMEWHSISADTEITDGAAFEKQALAKHGLDYAPIAARYKSTYFSHSFGGGYSAGYYAYLWTEVFAADSFSFMATQGGLNRENGDKYREAILSKGNSQDLMQNYIKFTGKQPSTDALLKRRGLL, from the coding sequence ATGCGTAAATCTTTAATCACCACAGCAGTGACGGCAGCCTTGCTGCTGAGCGGTTGTTCAAAAGAACCGACAGATTCAACTTCGGCCACTGCTTCAGCCTTATCTTCAACAACACAAAGTAGCCAAGCAAACATGAGCGACAATATATTGCTACAGCCAAGTACTTTACAATTCCAAGCGCCACAATTTGATAAAATTAAAGCCAGTGATTTTATCCCTGCTTTTACTCAAGGTATGGCTGAGCAACAGGCCGAAATTAGCTTAATAACGCAAAACTCTGCACCAGCAACATATGAAAATACCATTGTTGCGCTTGAAAAATCAGGTGAACTTCTGGACCGTGTTAGACGTGCTTTTAACAATTTGTCTGGGCTGATTTCGGATGATAATTTCATCAAAATCGAAGAAGAAATCGTACCTAAACTGACAGCTCATTCAGATAATATGTTTCTTGATGCGGCTTTATTTGCTCGCATTGAAACGGTTTATAAAAATAAAGCGGCGTTAAGTGGTGAGGCGTTACGTTTAACTGAGGTGTATTTTAGCCAATTTGAACGTGCAGGTGCGACGTTATCTGAAGCGGATAAAGCTAAGATGCGTACATTAAATGGTGAGCTTGCGAAATTAGAAAGTAGCTTTTCGCAAAACATTCTTAAGTCATTTAAAGAAGATGTCATTGTAGTGCAAGACAAAGCGCAACTGGCGGGTTTATCAGATGATGATATCGCATCATTAGCCGCTGCTGCGCAAGGTGCAGGCAAAGAAGGGTATATGATCACCTTGGTCAATACCACGACCCAACCTTTATTAGCGAGCCTTGAAAACCGTGAGTTAAGACAAAAAATTTGGCAAGCGTCTGCTTATCGTGCAGTTGATACCAATGGACCACTTAACCTGCAAATTGCTAAATTGCGTGCGCAAAAAGCTCAGTTATTAGGTTACCCAAATTGGGCTGCGTACACCTTGACCGACCAAATGGCAAAAACCCCAGAAGCGGTATATGGCATTTTAGATGACTTAGCACCAAAGGCATTAGCTAAGGCAAAAATTGAAGCACAAGCAATTCAAGCTGAAATTATTAAAGATAGCAAAGACTTTACTCTTGAAGCGTGGGATTGGGCTTTTTATGCTGAAAAAGTACGCCAAGCGCGTTTCGATTTAGACCCAAGCTTAGTGAAGCCATATTTTGAATATAATACGGTATTAAACGATGGTTTATTCTATGCGATGAATAAACTATTCGGTATTAGTTTTAAGCGCCGTGATGACTTACCTGTGTGGCATAAAGATGTATCGGCATTTGAAATATTCAACCAAGACGGCAGCCCAGTAGGATTATTTTACCTTGACCCGTATGCTCGAGAAGGTAAACAAGGTGGTGCTTGGATGGATGAACTTGTCAGTCAATCAGAATTAAAAGGCACTAAACCGGTTGTTTATAATGCGTTAAATATTCCTAAGCCTTCAGAAGGTCAACCAACCTTAATGACTTTTGATGAAGTAAGTACGTTATTTCATGAGTTTGGTCATGCCATTCATGGCTTATTTTCAAACGTGACTTATCCAAGCCTTGCGGGTACGGCCACAGCGCGCGATTTTGTTGAGTTTCCATCACAAGCAAATGAAGATTGGAGTATCGATCCACACATTATCGCCAATTATGCTAAGCATTATCAAACGGGTGAGGCTATCCCTGCTGAGTTATTAGCTAAAGTATTAAAATCTCAAGCGTTTAACCAAGGTTTTGGTACAACAGAATATTTAGCCGCAGCACTGCTTGATATGGAATGGCATTCAATTTCTGCCGATACAGAGATTACTGATGGCGCAGCATTTGAAAAACAAGCGTTGGCAAAGCATGGTTTAGATTATGCGCCAATTGCAGCCCGTTATAAAAGCACGTATTTCAGCCACAGCTTTGGTGGTGGTTATTCGGCGGGTTATTACGCTTATTTATGGACCGAAGTATTTGCTGCTGATTCATTTTCGTTCATGGCAACCCAAGGTGGTTTAAATCGTGAAAATGGCGATAAATACCGTGAAGCGATTTTATCTAAAGGTAATAGCCAAGATTTAATGCAAAACTATATTAAATTTACTGGTAAGCAGCCAAGTACCGATGCGTTATTAAAACGCCGAGGCTTGTTATAA
- a CDS encoding TIGR03643 family protein, with the protein MTHFNQAETSRIIEMAWEDRTPFEAIEQLYGLTEPELVRFMRSNIAKGSFKTWRERHSGRKTKHLKLRSPDIMRSHCKTQYKQR; encoded by the coding sequence ATGACCCACTTTAACCAAGCCGAAACTTCAAGGATCATCGAAATGGCCTGGGAAGATCGCACCCCATTTGAAGCAATTGAACAACTCTACGGCTTAACTGAACCCGAGCTGGTACGCTTTATGCGCAGCAATATAGCCAAAGGATCGTTTAAAACCTGGCGTGAGCGCCACAGCGGTCGCAAAACCAAGCACCTGAAGTTGCGCTCACCCGATATTATGCGTAGCCATTGTAAAACCCAGTACAAACAGCGCTAA
- a CDS encoding alpha/beta hydrolase family protein, whose protein sequence is MYRIFLLSLLLLSQWVLANTGYQTPNKMMADLVDAPQRPGFSISPNKQWVAVLNRPGLASIEELAQPEAKLAGLRINPNIFSTSRATGYNGIELRSLINDTTITIKNLPKGKILDVQFAPNNAHIAFIVETNNGLTLWRFDLKSQKLHQVSKNTINAALGGAKYRWKEDSSGFYTRLTVAPASDIPKQTTSNIEPIIQTSDGKKAAVRTYSNLLTSPHDEAVFSFLTTSQLAEISLKGKIKKLGQPGIINQYRPSPDGQYLLVSQYKKPFSYLVPASRFPLLSQIWDKAGKNVITVADLPSGESMPKGFDSVREGRRSIEWRDDHPATLAWAQALDGGDMSQQHDFHDSVYTWAAPFKNEPNLLMKIERRFSGIQWGNGQFAIISDWRFSDRQVRSWKFTPDNPSEKTVLFEQRSYNDNYKDPGNFVYERNQYNQNVIKVVDNSKVLLTGIGASPQGNIPFMDSFDFATGEIQRLWQSAAPYYERILVTLNNEATKVLTLRESTNEQPNFFIRDLANNSVNQFTFFPHPAPQFNGVKKEQISYTRKDGVELTGTLYLPPNYDASQGRLPVLMWAYPQEFKDKKVASQVTDSPYEFVNVSYWGPMPHLAQGFAVFDDPKMPIIGTGNELPNDSFREQLVDSAAAAVKVLVDKGIADPDRIAIAGHSYGAFMVANLLAHSDLFKAGIARSGAYNRTLTPFGFQGEERSFWEGQQVYGDMSPFFHAEKIDEPMLMIHGKEDPNSGTFPMQSERMFAAMKGLGGNARLVMLPHEQHGYRARESLLHVLWEQEQWLEKYVKNAKPAAK, encoded by the coding sequence ATGTATCGAATATTTTTACTCAGCTTATTACTGCTTAGCCAATGGGTGCTGGCCAATACTGGCTACCAAACGCCAAATAAAATGATGGCGGATTTGGTCGATGCGCCTCAACGTCCGGGTTTTAGCATCTCGCCAAATAAACAATGGGTTGCTGTATTAAACCGCCCAGGGCTTGCCAGCATCGAAGAACTCGCCCAGCCAGAAGCCAAATTAGCTGGCTTGCGTATTAATCCGAATATCTTTTCGACCAGCCGTGCTACAGGCTACAACGGCATTGAGCTACGCTCACTAATCAACGACACGACCATTACCATCAAAAATTTACCTAAGGGTAAAATTCTTGATGTGCAGTTTGCCCCTAACAATGCACACATTGCGTTTATTGTTGAAACCAATAACGGCTTAACACTGTGGCGCTTTGATTTAAAAAGCCAAAAGTTACATCAAGTGAGCAAAAACACCATAAATGCCGCATTAGGTGGGGCTAAATATCGCTGGAAAGAGGATTCATCGGGCTTTTACACCCGTTTAACCGTGGCACCCGCAAGCGATATTCCAAAACAAACAACCAGCAATATTGAGCCAATTATTCAAACCTCTGATGGTAAAAAAGCAGCGGTTCGTACCTATTCAAATTTATTAACGTCACCCCATGATGAAGCGGTATTTAGCTTTTTAACGACTTCCCAATTGGCAGAAATAAGCCTCAAAGGAAAAATTAAGAAACTAGGTCAGCCGGGTATTATTAATCAGTACCGTCCATCGCCCGATGGCCAGTATTTATTAGTGTCGCAATATAAAAAGCCGTTTTCGTATTTAGTGCCTGCTAGTCGTTTTCCACTGCTAAGCCAAATTTGGGATAAAGCAGGTAAAAATGTGATTACTGTGGCCGATTTACCTTCAGGCGAAAGCATGCCAAAAGGATTTGATTCGGTACGTGAAGGCCGCCGCAGCATTGAATGGCGCGACGACCACCCAGCGACACTTGCATGGGCGCAAGCGCTTGATGGCGGCGATATGAGCCAACAACATGATTTTCATGACTCTGTTTATACTTGGGCTGCACCATTTAAAAACGAACCAAATTTACTGATGAAGATTGAGCGCCGCTTTAGTGGTATTCAATGGGGTAACGGCCAATTTGCCATTATTAGTGATTGGCGCTTTAGCGATCGCCAAGTGCGCTCATGGAAATTCACACCTGATAACCCAAGCGAAAAAACCGTGTTATTTGAACAACGTTCTTACAATGATAATTACAAAGATCCGGGTAATTTTGTGTATGAGCGCAATCAATATAACCAAAATGTGATTAAAGTAGTTGATAACAGTAAAGTATTGCTAACAGGCATTGGCGCGTCACCGCAAGGTAATATTCCATTTATGGATAGCTTTGATTTTGCAACGGGCGAAATACAACGCTTGTGGCAATCAGCTGCACCGTATTACGAGCGCATTTTAGTCACGCTAAATAATGAAGCGACAAAAGTGCTTACCTTGCGTGAATCAACCAACGAACAACCTAACTTTTTTATTCGTGATTTAGCCAATAATTCCGTTAACCAATTTACCTTTTTTCCACATCCTGCCCCACAATTTAATGGCGTGAAAAAAGAGCAAATTAGCTATACCCGTAAAGATGGCGTAGAGCTTACAGGTACTTTATATTTACCGCCAAATTACGATGCCAGCCAAGGCCGTTTGCCGGTATTAATGTGGGCCTATCCGCAAGAATTTAAAGATAAAAAAGTAGCCAGCCAAGTCACAGACTCACCGTATGAATTTGTTAATGTCAGCTATTGGGGTCCAATGCCGCATTTAGCGCAAGGTTTTGCGGTATTTGACGACCCTAAAATGCCAATTATTGGCACTGGCAATGAACTTCCAAACGACAGCTTTCGAGAGCAGTTAGTCGACAGTGCAGCTGCTGCGGTAAAAGTATTGGTTGATAAAGGCATTGCCGACCCTGATCGCATTGCTATTGCAGGCCACTCATACGGCGCATTTATGGTGGCGAATTTATTAGCACATTCTGATTTATTTAAAGCCGGTATTGCACGAAGCGGGGCTTATAATCGCACGTTAACGCCATTTGGTTTTCAAGGTGAAGAACGAAGTTTTTGGGAAGGGCAACAAGTGTATGGCGATATGTCACCATTTTTTCATGCTGAAAAAATTGATGAGCCAATGTTGATGATCCACGGTAAAGAAGATCCCAACTCAGGCACATTTCCAATGCAGTCTGAGCGCATGTTTGCCGCAATGAAAGGCTTAGGTGGCAATGCACGTTTGGTGATGTTACCACATGAACAACATGGTTATCGCGCACGTGAATCATTGCTTCATGTATTGTGGGAACAAGAGCAATGGCTTGAAAAATATGTAAAAAACGCTAAACCAGCAGCAAAATAG
- a CDS encoding LysR family transcriptional regulator, which yields MNNTIYGMIDDLYLLCVVIDLGSITAASTQLAVPTSTVSRRICELEAKLNARLLTKQGRNVIATDFGLTLYQDFQGLFNHLSDDLLTKKALHDDVQGRVKLVVPALFYRRIIREPLLHFLTRYPKVELELVLSEERIQPTLDTDLIITFNQNIDPNLIARPLIAAQYATFASPSFINENPDINDIKQLAKCKWIATSRDKIEFYQQHKKVAELTNLNLTVVNSIEAVIDFVSSGLGVASLPLHLTKNNPQLVRIMPHYHQPEKSGYLVYKERKYQSKATRILIELLIAEGSKLDVSIT from the coding sequence ATGAACAATACCATTTATGGGATGATTGATGACTTGTACTTGTTGTGTGTGGTCATTGATCTAGGTTCGATTACGGCAGCATCAACACAATTGGCCGTGCCGACTTCGACTGTCTCACGGCGCATTTGCGAGCTCGAAGCAAAACTCAATGCACGGCTTTTAACCAAGCAAGGGCGCAATGTTATCGCCACTGACTTTGGTTTAACGCTATATCAAGATTTTCAGGGTTTATTTAATCATTTAAGTGATGATTTATTAACGAAAAAAGCCTTGCATGATGATGTGCAAGGCCGAGTTAAATTAGTAGTCCCTGCTTTATTTTATCGGCGTATTATTCGAGAGCCCTTACTGCATTTTTTAACCCGTTACCCTAAAGTGGAGCTTGAGTTAGTACTGTCGGAAGAGCGTATTCAGCCGACTCTCGATACCGATTTAATCATTACATTTAACCAAAATATCGACCCTAATCTCATTGCCCGCCCATTAATTGCTGCGCAATATGCTACTTTTGCCAGCCCGAGTTTTATTAATGAAAATCCTGATATCAATGACATAAAACAACTAGCAAAGTGCAAGTGGATTGCCACCTCGCGCGATAAAATTGAGTTTTACCAACAGCATAAAAAAGTGGCAGAACTAACCAATCTTAACCTCACAGTGGTCAACAGCATTGAAGCCGTGATTGATTTTGTCAGTTCAGGCTTAGGAGTGGCGTCTTTACCACTGCATTTAACTAAAAATAATCCGCAATTAGTACGCATTATGCCCCACTATCATCAGCCCGAAAAAAGCGGTTATTTAGTGTATAAAGAGCGAAAGTATCAATCTAAAGCCACCCGTATTTTAATTGAGTTACTGATTGCAGAAGGCTCTAAACTCGACGTTTCTATTACCTAA
- a CDS encoding DUF2798 domain-containing protein codes for MSKKELILTIVLCTFVMAFLMSGLMTLFQFGFTKQWVMVWAQGFPVAWFCAIILNALIIPHVRRFASYLATDKVQRSQAL; via the coding sequence ATGAGTAAAAAAGAGCTGATCTTAACGATTGTATTATGTACTTTTGTGATGGCATTTTTAATGTCGGGCTTAATGACCTTGTTTCAATTTGGCTTTACTAAACAATGGGTAATGGTTTGGGCGCAGGGATTTCCAGTTGCGTGGTTTTGCGCCATTATTTTAAATGCTTTAATTATTCCCCATGTACGACGTTTTGCGAGCTATTTGGCCACAGACAAAGTGCAGCGCTCACAAGCATTATAA
- a CDS encoding DUF6172 family protein, whose protein sequence is MKKTFVLSHPKIKLERLVDSFKFEAKKYIKRERNKKLPEGADFWDFDCRFGQTEEVAEEIRLSAINKCIDDIVSQNHGSFYLEILAKPGFKNIDFGDDE, encoded by the coding sequence ATGAAAAAGACTTTTGTATTGTCTCATCCAAAAATTAAATTAGAGCGTTTGGTTGATTCATTTAAATTTGAAGCAAAAAAATACATTAAACGCGAGCGCAATAAAAAATTGCCTGAAGGTGCTGACTTTTGGGATTTTGATTGCCGTTTTGGTCAAACAGAAGAAGTGGCTGAAGAAATTCGCTTATCTGCAATCAACAAATGTATTGATGATATTGTAAGCCAAAATCATGGTTCGTTTTATTTAGAAATTTTAGCAAAGCCGGGTTTTAAAAACATCGACTTCGGCGATGATGAATAA
- a CDS encoding NUDIX hydrolase, giving the protein MSYLIAKLNQYGGIEISGRDLPSDASMFANQLNQSQAYWQQNGCKVIWLTIFNNDAHLLPEVYKAGFTNHHCANDHITLTKRLEVGALIPNYASHTIGVGGLVINDKNQLLTIRERDHIISHPHNWKFPGGMLDPKEHIAQGAVREVFEETGISTTFESVLGFRHYHKGQFNTSNIYVVCRLTPLSHDIVMQTSEIADARWMDINEYLNDEKIGAYNKAILNSALTEKGFNSVQLATLSGNPDEVEIFIG; this is encoded by the coding sequence ATGTCGTATCTGATTGCCAAACTAAATCAGTATGGAGGAATTGAAATTTCTGGGCGCGATCTACCCAGCGATGCCAGCATGTTTGCCAACCAGCTGAATCAATCACAAGCTTACTGGCAACAAAATGGCTGCAAGGTAATTTGGCTGACCATTTTTAATAACGACGCCCATTTATTACCCGAAGTCTACAAAGCTGGCTTTACCAACCACCACTGCGCTAACGATCACATTACATTGACCAAACGCTTGGAAGTAGGCGCTCTTATTCCCAATTATGCTAGTCACACAATTGGCGTAGGCGGTTTAGTCATAAACGATAAAAATCAACTCCTTACCATACGAGAGCGCGACCATATAATTAGCCACCCTCATAACTGGAAATTTCCAGGTGGCATGCTCGACCCCAAAGAGCACATAGCTCAAGGTGCGGTGCGTGAAGTATTCGAAGAAACCGGAATTAGTACTACCTTTGAGTCTGTTTTAGGTTTTCGCCACTATCACAAAGGCCAATTTAATACTTCAAACATCTACGTAGTATGTCGTTTAACACCGTTAAGTCACGACATTGTGATGCAAACCAGTGAAATTGCCGATGCCCGTTGGATGGATATAAATGAGTATTTGAACGATGAAAAAATAGGCGCATACAACAAAGCGATTTTAAACAGTGCCCTCACAGAAAAAGGATTCAATTCAGTACAGCTTGCAACACTGTCCGGTAATCCAGACGAAGTAGAGATTTTTATCGGTTAA
- a CDS encoding DUF6662 family protein: MKKIALSLLSTGLFISTSSFAGENLLGYVQGSETLPEGAMELYQKLTQRNDKGAGKYRAIDSETEFEYGVTDKFTVAASIKGMSLNTSGIVIDGYMPFDNEFSMKFAGIELKSKYNILSPALDDFGLTLGWSLDYLTVDPHSGQDKKTISFESDVLMQKYFMEGQLVWMMDLGLEATSATRDELSGLPEGFEWPTEAEMEIELKAATGVSYRFVENWSVGFETSYEEEHETEVNLERWSLFAGPSIHYGDQKWWATLTYFKQLEGGAEKFDQQDDFSLHLIEKTKQEVRFKVGFNF; the protein is encoded by the coding sequence ATGAAAAAAATAGCGTTATCATTACTCTCAACAGGTTTATTTATTAGCACATCATCGTTTGCGGGTGAAAATTTATTGGGTTATGTACAAGGATCTGAAACCTTGCCTGAAGGTGCAATGGAGTTATATCAAAAATTAACTCAGCGTAATGATAAAGGGGCGGGAAAATACCGTGCGATAGACAGCGAAACTGAGTTTGAATATGGCGTAACAGATAAGTTTACTGTGGCAGCGTCAATTAAAGGGATGTCGCTAAATACATCGGGTATTGTGATTGATGGCTACATGCCTTTTGATAATGAATTTTCAATGAAGTTTGCTGGTATTGAATTAAAGTCGAAATATAATATTTTAAGCCCTGCACTTGATGATTTTGGTTTAACACTCGGTTGGTCACTGGATTATTTAACGGTTGATCCACATTCAGGCCAAGACAAAAAAACCATTAGTTTTGAAAGTGATGTATTGATGCAAAAATACTTCATGGAAGGCCAATTGGTATGGATGATGGATTTAGGCCTTGAAGCAACATCGGCGACCCGTGATGAATTAAGTGGCTTACCTGAAGGATTTGAATGGCCAACAGAAGCTGAAATGGAAATTGAACTTAAAGCGGCGACAGGTGTGAGTTATCGTTTTGTTGAAAATTGGTCTGTCGGTTTTGAAACTAGCTATGAAGAAGAACACGAAACAGAAGTGAACCTTGAGCGTTGGTCTTTATTTGCCGGTCCTTCGATTCATTATGGTGACCAAAAATGGTGGGCGACGTTAACTTACTTTAAACAGTTAGAAGGCGGCGCTGAAAAGTTTGATCAACAAGATGATTTTTCATTGCACTTAATTGAAAAAACTAAACAAGAAGTGCGTTTTAAAGTGGGTTTCAATTTTTAG
- a CDS encoding FMN-binding protein translates to MTKLPNLVWLPAAALSMNVFAADYLTVAQAQQVMFATADEFIVQAVHLNDDQLDAIKDKAGVKQRSAEPDVWMVKEGGEFAGWFLTDQVIGKHEFISYAVAISPAGKVIGLEIMSYRETHGGQVRNPDWRIHFMGKQLGDKFKLNKDIPNISGATLSCRNITDGVKRLLALHDVALQAIKVS, encoded by the coding sequence ATGACCAAATTGCCCAACCTAGTCTGGTTACCAGCAGCTGCATTATCGATGAATGTTTTTGCGGCAGATTATTTAACTGTAGCGCAAGCCCAGCAAGTGATGTTTGCAACGGCAGATGAATTTATTGTGCAAGCGGTGCATTTAAATGATGATCAACTTGATGCGATTAAAGATAAAGCTGGGGTAAAACAACGATCGGCTGAACCAGATGTATGGATGGTAAAAGAAGGCGGCGAATTTGCTGGTTGGTTTTTAACTGATCAAGTAATTGGTAAACATGAATTTATTAGTTACGCCGTTGCCATTAGTCCTGCGGGTAAAGTAATAGGGCTTGAAATCATGTCTTATCGTGAAACTCATGGTGGCCAAGTGCGTAATCCTGATTGGCGCATTCATTTTATGGGTAAACAATTAGGCGATAAGTTTAAACTCAATAAAGACATCCCAAACATTAGTGGGGCGACGTTATCGTGTCGCAATATTACCGATGGTGTGAAGCGTTTATTAGCATTGCATGATGTGGCACTGCAAGCGATAAAAGTGAGTTAA